The Aestuariibaculum lutulentum genome segment TTCAATTAATAACATAAACACAACACGGGATCATTGTACATTGGTTTAGCTTTTTAAAATTCGAACAAATCATTTTAAGTTTTGACATATAACCCATAATTTCGTATCATCCCAAAAAGTTTTAAAATAAACTTATGAAAATTTACACCAAAACCGGAGATAAAGGCTCTACAGCACTGTTTGGAGGCACTCGCGTACCTAAACACCATATAAGAATTGAAAGCTACGGCACTGTCGATGAATTAAATTCACATCTTGGTCTCATCAGAGACCAGAATATTAATGCAGATTATAAAGAAACCTTAATCCATATTCAGGACCGCTTATTTACCGTTGGCGCTATCATGGCTACCGACCCAGAGAAGGCGGTGCTAAAAAATGGTAAAGAGCGTTTAAATATTCCTAAGATCTCTGAAGAAAACATTATACGTCTGGAAGAGGAAATGGATACTATGGATGCTGCTTTACCTCCTATGACACACTTTGTACTTCCAGGCGGTCACCAAACCGTGTCATTCTGTCACATAGCACGCTGTGTATGCCGTAGAGCCGAGCGTTTAGCGACTGCCCTTAATGACATCGAACCCGTTGATGCGAACTGTTTAATCTACTTAAACCGCCTATCTGACTATCTTTTTGTGTTGGCACGGAAGTTGTCCTACGACCTGCAAGCCGATGAAATTAAATGGATTCCCGAAAAACAATCCTAAATATTTTCAATAAGCGAAAAGAAAAATCAAATTATTAATTTTTAGTAACGCAACTATTAATTTCTAAGTTTTTCCTGTAAAAAAATACGTTCTTTTAAATTACCGTTAAATAAATGATTTTTTTCTTGCATGTTTAACTCAAAAATTTATTTTTGCACAAAATTAAAACACATTTAACATGTATTGGACTTTAGAATTAGCAAATTATTTGAGCGATGCTCCTTGGCCAGCAACAAAAGATGAGTTGATCGATTATGCTATTAGAACTGGTGCACCTTTAGAAGTTGTTGAGAATTTGCAGTCTATTGAAGACGAAGGAGACGCTTACGATTCAATAGAGGAAATTTGGTCAGACTATCCCTCAGATGAAGATTACCTCTGGAACGAGGACGAATATTAATATAAAGTATAAGGAAAAGTTAAAAAGTCTCGATTCGAGGCTTTTTTTTGTTCCTAACCTTTATAAAAACACATTACAAACTGTATCTTTGAAGCAATTCACTAAATACAGTTAACTAACTGAAACACCTCCAGGCAAGCCCTGGAATTAAATAACATATAAACACATGAGTTTTTTAAATTCTGTACTTAAGGTATTTGTTGGCGACAAATCGAAACAAGATGTTAAAGCCATCACACCTATAGTTAATAAAATTAAATCCTTCGAAGCCTCTTTAGAAGGACTTTCACACGATGCTTTACGTGCTAAAACAACCGAATTTAAAGGTCTTATTGCTGAAGCGATTAAACCTCTAAATGATAAAATAAACGGACTTCTTGAAGAAGCTGAAAATACCGATGATATCGATCGTCGTGAAGATATCTATGCCGATATCGATAAACTAAAAGATGAAGTTTACGAAAAAACCGAAGCGGTTTTAAACGACATCTTACCTGAAGCTTTTGCCGTTGTTAAAGAAACAGCCAAGCGTTTTGCCAACAACACGTCAATTACCGTTACTGCTAATGCTTTCGACAGAGAATTATCGGGATCTAAAGATTATGTAACTCTTGAAGGCGAACAAG includes the following:
- a CDS encoding DUF2795 domain-containing protein, with protein sequence MYWTLELANYLSDAPWPATKDELIDYAIRTGAPLEVVENLQSIEDEGDAYDSIEEIWSDYPSDEDYLWNEDEY
- a CDS encoding cob(I)yrinic acid a,c-diamide adenosyltransferase gives rise to the protein MKIYTKTGDKGSTALFGGTRVPKHHIRIESYGTVDELNSHLGLIRDQNINADYKETLIHIQDRLFTVGAIMATDPEKAVLKNGKERLNIPKISEENIIRLEEEMDTMDAALPPMTHFVLPGGHQTVSFCHIARCVCRRAERLATALNDIEPVDANCLIYLNRLSDYLFVLARKLSYDLQADEIKWIPEKQS